In Insulibacter thermoxylanivorax, the genomic stretch TCGAGATCGCTGCCGTTGTCGTCTTCCGCGTGACGGATTCGGCGAAGGCGCTGTTCGATGTCGACGATTACCAAACCTATGTTGAGATCCAGAGCGAGACCGCCCTGCGCAATATCGCCAGCCAGTACCCGTATGACGGCTTCGACCGCGAGATCTACTCGCTGCGCGGCCATACAGAGGAGATCGCTGCACGTCTGACGGAGAACGTGCAGGAGCGGCTTAAAGTCGCCGGTGTGGAAGTGCTGGAGGCACGTCTAACGCACCTGGCTTATTCCACGGAGATCGCCGCTGCGATGCTGCAGCGTCAACAGGCCGCTGCGATCGTAGCCGCCCGTCAGACGATCGTGGAAGGTGCGGTGGGCATGGTGGAAGAGGCGATTGCTCAGCTTGAGCGAAAAGGCGTGCTGCCGCTTGATGAGGAACGCAAGGCGAACATGATCAACAACTTGCTTGTCGCCATCGTATCCGATCGGGGAGCGCAGCCGGTCATTAATACAGGAAGCTTGTATTGATGAAGGATTAAGAAGATGTCCAGGAAGAAACAATATCCACTCCGCTTAGATCCGATCGTATACGAGGCGCTGGAGCGCTGGGCAGCGGATGAGTTCCGAAGTGTCAATGCGCACATCGAGTTCTTGCTGCGGGATGCTTTGCGAAGAGCAGGCCGGTTGAAGCCGGATGATGCCCGCCGTCGTGAGCAGTCATAGCCCTTGGCTGGGAGCCCGGAAAGGTGTATTTCGGGCTCCATTTTTGTGTGAATTCGGAAACATCTCCTCCTCCTCTGCATAGGTATTAGTACGTTATGAATACTTCACATTACTGCGAACCCAAGTGCTTGGGAAGGAGGCAGCTATGGATATCTTCGAACGTATCTCTCAGCATCGAGCAGAAGAAGAGAAGCTTCAGTGGACGGGGACGTTTCGTGATTATGTCGAGATCGTTCGCAATAACCCGCGGGTGGCACGGACAGCGCATGCGCGCGTCTACGATATGATAGCTTGGCATGGAATCCGCGAGGAGGACGGCCGCAAGAAGTACCTGTTCTTCGAAGAAGGGATCTTCGGATTAGACAGAACCATTGAGAAGCTGGTGGAGGAATATTTTCATTCCGCTGCTAGAAGGCTGGATGTGCGCAAGCGCATCTTGCTGCTCATGGGTCCGGTGAGCGGCGGGAAGTCCACGATCGTCACGATGCTCAAGCGGGGGCTGGAGCGTTACTCCAGAACCGACGAGGGGGCACTGTATGCGATCAAAGGATGTCCGATGCATGAAGAGCCGCTGCATCTGGTGCCGGCGGAGCTGAGGCCCGAGATCGAGCAAGAGCTGGGAGTGAAGATCGAAGGAAATCTGTGTCCTGCTTGTCAGATGATGTTGGAGACGGAATACGGCGGTGAGATCGAGAACGTTGCCGTGGAACGCATCCTCCTGTCGGAGGATAAGCGCATCGGCATCGGAACCTTCAGCCCCTCCGATCCGAAGTCGCAGGATATCGCTGATCTCACGGGCAGCATCGACTTCTCCACGATCACGGAATACGGCAGCGAATCTGACCCGCGGGCGTACCGCTTCGACGGCGAACTGAACAAGGCGAACCGGGGGGTTATGGAATTCCAGGAGATGCTCAAATGCGATGAGAAGTTTCTATGGAACCTGCTGTCATTAACCCAGGAGGGGAATTTTAAGGCGGGAAGGTTCGCGCTGATCTCGGCTGATGAGCTGATCATCGCCCACACGAACGAAGCGGAGTATCGAGCTTTTATCAGCAACAAGAAGAATGAAGCCCTGCAGTCGCGGATGATCGTCATGCCTATCCCCTACAATCTGCGCGTATCCGAAGAGGAGAAGATCTATGCGAAGTTGATCCAGCAGAGCGATATGCAGCATATTCACATCGCACCGCATACGCTGCGGACGGCGAGCATCTTCTCGATCTTAACACGGCTGAAGGAATCCAAGAAACAAGGCATGGACCTGATCAAGAAGATGCGGATGTATGACGGGGAAGCCGTGGAGGGGTTCAAGGACGCCGATCTTAAAGAGATGCAGCAGGAATATCCCGATGAGGGGATGAGCGGGATCGATCCGCGCTATGTCGTGAACCGCATCTCCAGCGCATTGATCCGGCACGATGCCCCCTGCATCAACGCCCTCGATGTCCTGCGCTCGCTGAAGGATGGATTGGATCAGCACCCGGCCATCACCAAGGAAGACCGGGATCGCTATCTGAACTTCATCGCCATCGCGCGCAAGGAATACGATGAGATCGCGAAGAAGGAAGTGCAGAAGGCCTTTGTCTATTCCTTCGAGGAGTCGGCGAAGACGCTGTTTGAGAATTATGTCGATAACATCGAAGCTTACTGCAACTGGACGAAGATCAAGGACCCGCTGACCGGCGAGGAATTGGATCCTGATGAACGGCTGATGCGATCGATTGAGGAGCAGATCGGCATCTCGGAGAATGCGAAGAAGGCCTTCCGCGAAGAAATCTTGATCCGCATCTCGACTTATTCGCGCAAGGGCAAGAAATTCGATTACAGCAGTCATGAACGGCTGCGGGAAGCGATCGAGAAGAAACTGTTCGCTGACCTGAAAGATATCGTGAAGCTGACAACGACGACGAAGACGCCGAACGAACAGCAGCTGCGGCGGATCAATGAGGTGTCGCAGCAGTTGATCGACGAGCATGGCTATTGTCCCGTATGCGCCAACGAACTGCTGCGATATGTGGGAAGTTTGCTGAACCGTTAAGCCGCCGAGATGCTGACTGTTTAAGCGTTCCGCCAAATATGAACAAAGATGCCTCTAGTCCCCCGCATATAGTAGAAGTGAACAATTAACTATTGACATGCATCACAGTTGATTGTATGATATGTAATGACAATTGAAATGACTTCCAATAAAGGGGAGTAGCTTCCTCAACATAGTCGTCATTACGAACGCTTTAGTTCCGGCTATGTTGGCAACGTAAGTTGTAAGCGAGACCTTTACCCGCGCAGGTAAAGGTCTTTTTTTTGATTTCTTGATGACCTTTACCTTGCGCGTAAGGGTCATTTTTGCATCATGCAGCCCTACATAATCAAGTGCATGAAGAACTCAAGGAAAGGGGAATCTTACATTGACAAGGTGATAACTTTGGTTCCGTACAGAGAGAATAATGATTTAAGATAAAGGGAATGATGGAGGAACTATGGAACTATCGATGATCTTGCAATACGGCTGGACGTTACTCGTCTTAATCGCACTGGAAGGATTATTATCGGCTGACAATGCGCTGGTACTGGCTGTTCTTGCCAAACATCTGCCTGGGCGGCAACAGAAAAAAGCGATCAATCTAGGTCTCATCCTGGCCATGGTCTTTCGCATCGGAGCGATCTTCATCATCTCGTTCCTGTTCCATGTATGGCAGATTCAAGCGATTGGTGCAGCCTATCTGTTGTATATTGCCATTAAGCATCTGCTGAAGAGGGATACCAAAGAAAAAGAAGTCAAGAAAACGAGCTTCCGCATGACCGTCGCGCAGATCGCGCTTGCCGATATCGCCTTTGCCATCGACTCGATCCTGGCAGCCGTCGCTCTGGTCATCGCCCTGCCGGATACACCGATGATGTCGATCGGCGGCATGGACGGAGCGCAGTTCATCGTCATCGTGTTGGGAGCGATCGCGGGGCTGATCGTCATCAAGTTCGCGGCCAGCTTCTTCGTCAAGCTGCTTACACAGCGGCCTGGCCTGGAGACGGCAGCGATGGTGCTGGTCGGTTGGGTCGGGGTGAAGCTGCTCATGCACACCCTTGCTCATCCAGAGGTGCATATCATCGCCCAAGAATTCGTAGAAGGTCCGATCTGGAACACGATCTTCTGGGCTGTTGTAATCGTGATCGCTGCCGCCGGCTGGTTCCTCTCCAAGGAGAAACCGAGGGGCCAAGCAGCCTGACAAAACAGTTTCATCCAACCGGCATTACACTAACAAGACAAGGGGCTGAGCGCGCCGGGAAGCGCCTCAGCCCCTTCATATATGATCAGGTTAGAAACTTGCGGTGGGATTTGGTGCCGTCATAGGAGAAGCAGACCTTCTTCGTCTCCACTTCCGTCTCCAGATGGACCGGCCTTCCCCATAAGCGATAGACATAGGGCAGGGTTTTCTCCACATACCGGATGTCCAACTCGATCCCTTCGTAGCGGTGCACGAGATACAGCTCGCCGCGTTTGCCGTAATCCCCGTTCTCGACGACGATGACCGGGAATCCGCCGTTCACGCGGGAGTAGACGAGCTGATCGCGTACCTTCTCCCAGGATTTGTCCGTGATCGTCCAATCCGGTCCCTTCTTCTCGAAGATGTACAGATCCATCTCCTTCACGAGTTCTTTCGTCAAATAATTGCGAAGAAATGAAATGTCCGAATCGGTCTCGCGGACTTCAAAGATCTTCTCCCGTCCTTGGCCCGGTTTACGTCCGTACCTGCGCTGTTCTTCCTTCGTAGGATGGTCCCAGCGCCTCTCGATATCCTCGAAGATCTTCAAGCCGAGATAGTACGGGTTCAGCGAATGCCGGGAGGGCTGCACGACGCTGGCATGCAGCTTCGCATACTCCACGGTCTCCTCGCTCGTCAGATCCATCTCCCGCATGATGCGCTGATGCCAGTAAGTGGCCCATCCTTCGTTCATGATCTTCGTCTCGATCTGCGGCCAGAAGTACAGCATCTCGTCGCGAAGCATCGTCATGATATCCCGCTGCCAATCGGTCAGCTCCGTTGAATATTCCTGGATGAACCACATGAGATCCTTCTCCGGTCGGGGCGGGAAAGGTTTGGGCGTCTCCTCCAAGCTCTCCTGCTTTTCGGCCGCCTGCTGTTCATCATCGGGGTCCAGCGCCCATAAGTCCTCATAACCGCTGGTTGGCTTAGTCTGTGCCTTCGCAGGCGGCGCGGGCTCGCCCTGAGGATACACCAGGCGGTACGGCTTGATGAGTCCCGGCTCGATATGTTCTTGGATCGCGAGCACCGCATCGAGAAACTTCTCCACGTTCTCCGCGCCGTATTGGATCTCATATTGGCGCATGCGCTCAGCAGTGGCGGACATGCTCTCGATCATCTCGCGGTTGGTCTTAGAGAAGCGGATATTGTTCTTAAAAAAATCCGAGTGAGCCATCACATGGGCGGCGATCATCTTGTTCTGAATCAAGGAATTGCCGTCCAAGAGGAAAGCATAGCAGGGGTTGGAGTTGATGACGAGTTCATAGATCTTGCTTAACCCGTAATCATATTGCAGTTTCATCATATGGAAAGCTTTGCCGAAACTCCAATGGCTGAACCTCGTCGGCATGCCGTAAGCGCCAAAGGTATAGATGATGTCCGCGGGGCAGATTTCATACCGCATCGGATAGAAATCCAGACCAAATCCCTGGGCGATCTCCGTGATCTCGTGGATCGCCCGTTCAAGTTCCTTGATCTCATCAGCGTTCATCGCGTGCACTCCTCCTCATCGCCTAAGCGGTATGGTCTTCGTTGTCACTAATATATTCGCAGGCTGAGGGGTTATGTGCTTTAGGAAAAACCGCGGATGAGAACAACTGCGGCATAAGCGGCATGAGTCAGGTGAAGTTGGCTTAATCGATACCCTTGAAGGTGTATCCCCGTATCTTATCCAGACTGGACCTGGAATTGCCCCGGCTGTCCGGCAAGTTCTTCAGTTCCTCGGATCGGGCTTTGTTGTAGAGATGTCTGAGATAGAAGTTGTTATCTTCCACCAGTTGAACGAGATAGGCTAAGACAAAGTAGATCACGGCAGAGAAGAACGTTAATACCATCGACATTAGACCTATAAACCAACCGTTATAACTGCCGATGAAGAGTCCCGAAAAAAAACCGATGATCAGGATGATCACGCCGATGGTGTTTAGAAGTTTGTTCATATGGGGCTCCCTCCTCCTCTTCTCAGAACTTCTTACACACACAATAATACATTCGTCATATTTTGACAATCCTGTATGATTTTCCTCGCGGAGCGTGGATGTTGCCGGCTCAGGTTAAGGAATAAGGCCAAGTGATTCCTTTTGCAGAAATACCGTATGGTGCAGGAAGCAAAAACATGGCAAAATAACAACATAGCAAAATATCGAGAATCGATTCGAGGGGGGAGCATGGTGCTTGCTGAGTGGATAAGAGAAGCGGAGAATATCGTGATCTTCTCCGGCGCAGGCATGTCCACGGAGAGCGGTCTCCGGGATTTCCGTTCCTTCGACCGCGGGATGTGGAATGACCGCGATCCGATGGAATTGGCTTCGACGACGGCGATGGAGAAGAACCGGGATGAATTCATCCGCTTCTATCAATGGCGGATCCAAGAGATGCTGAAACTTCAGCCAAACCAAGGTCATCGCATCTTGGCGAAGTGGGAAGCCGCGGGGATCGTGAAGGGCATCATCACGCAGAATGTTGAAAACTACCATGAACAGGCCGGAACGAAGAACATCGCCAAGCTGCACGGGGATCTCGGCACCCTTCGCTGTATGGCATGCGGCAGGCGTTATGCCTGTGAGGATTATCTGCCGCCTCTGTCGCGCACAGCTTGCGCCTGCGGCGGTTTCATCAGACCGAATATCGTCCTGTTCGGAGAGATGCTGCCCCAGGAGGCCTTGGAGCTGGCGGAACAGCTGCTGCAGAAGGCGGATCTGTTCCTCGTGCTGGGTTCATCGCTGACCGTAAGTCCTGCGAATCAGTTCCCCGTCCTTGCGAAGCAGCAAGGGGCACACCTCGTCATCGTGAATCGTGAACCGACTCCGCTTGATCCGATGGCCGATCTTACGCTGCATCGCTCCATCGGTGAAGTATTGGGCGAAGCCGACGGGAGTCTGGCAAATAGCAAATCCCGCCTGTGATTCACCTGTGATTCATCCGGATGGTTGATCTGCTCAGGTAAGGTCTCTGTTACTGGGGATGCGGAAAAAGACGTGTGCGCCGCGGCTTCGAATGCGAGCATGACGGAGCCAAAATCAACATAGACGAACGTTCGGAAAATTATGTACAATGACATTGACAAACTTGGTGACAAGAGCTGTTGGTATTAGCAGCAGAAGCCGAACGGACGCACACAGATCAGCAGATGTACCGCCGGCGGCCTACCCTGGCACGAATTCGCGGTGAGCTGTGTACCGCGCTGGTAACAGGCAGGGATAACCAAGGATTGGCGGTGAAGTTCGGCGGGATGACCGCGCTGTAGGGCTGCAGCGGTGCAGCAAGCCAGGGCACCCGGTCCGGCGGGCCAAATCTGGTCTGAAGCGGCGCAGAGGGCGCGAATCTAGACAGGTACAGGAAGTCTGGATATACGATCAGATCCATTAAGTAGGCTGAGATCATGCTGAAGGGGCGGCGCAGCCGATTGAGCCCGCGGATGATCTCTCTGCTCGATGCGATGCCGACTCCATGTCCATAGAAGAGATCATCGGCGAGCATCACCACGTTCACGCCCTGCCATTCCGGTGAAGCGGGATGATGGTCGGGGTTATCGAAGTACAGCACATCACCAGGGAAGGCACGCTCCACGCTTGTTCGCTCTTGGATCAATCCAAGATCACTGTCAAAATTCCAGCTGTAGAGGAGCAAGTTCTGGAAAAGCCGATTGAATTGGACGTCGCCGAGGGCTTCTAGAACGGCTTTGTAATAGACGATCGGGATCGCGGTCGCGCATTCTGTTGCATATAGGTGGCCGTTCCTGAATATATCGCGGATGGCGACCGAGGGGCTGATCCCGGGTTTTAATTGACAGCCGCCCAGCGGCGTCAGCTGCCAATACATGTCGTTGCAGCGGGCCTCCTCGAAGGTGGCAAACACCATCCCGCTGTCATTCAACGCTCTGGCCGCCTGTACAATCTCCGCCCGCAGGATCATCTCGAAGCGAAGATGATGCAGGGAAGCGTAGTCGAAGACGAAGGGGCTGTTTCGCTTCAACTCATAGATCTCTCGCGCCAGCGGCGGCCACGAACTCGTGTCAACGGGCGCCGCTGACCCGGCGATCAAGATCATATCGACCAACTCCTTTTGGCTATCATGATGGTCGCTGCTGGACCTCAGCGCTTTGATTGGAGAAGAAGGTTTTGAGGGCTGTGTAGATTTCCTTTTTTTCGCGTATGATATAGTGGCGGAAGCCCGGATCGTTGATGTGGCGGTATGCGGACATCAACGTGCTGCTGCGGTTGTATTGGTTCACTTCTCCGTAGCCGAACAGGTTGCTGCGTTTGATCAATTCATGGATAAAGCGAACGCAGCGCTCATTGTCCGAAGTTAGATTATCCCCGTCTGAGAAGTGAAAGGGATAGATATTATGGCGGTCAGGCGGGTAGCGGGAATCGATGATCTCGATGGCCTTGGCATAGGCGCTTGAACAGATCGTGCCGCCGCTTTCGCCCCTGGTAAAAAACTCCTCCTCACTCACTTCCTTGGCTTCGGTATGATGGGCGATGAATACGATGTCGACATGTTCGTACTTATGCCTTAAGAACCGCGTCATCCAGAAGAAAAAGCTGCGCGCCACATACTTCTCGAATTGGCCCATCGACCCCGACGTGTCCATCATCGCGATGATCACTGCATTGGAATGGGGTTTGCGGACCTCCGACCACGTCTTGTACCGCAGATCATCCGGCGTAATGGTGAGTGCCGCATGGCCTTCGCGGGCGCGGCGTTTGATTGCCTCCAATAAGGTGCGCTTCTTGTCGATATTCGTCTGGATGCCCTTTTTGCGGATGTCATTGAAGACGATTTCGGTGACCTCCATATCCTGCTGCGGTTTGGGTTTCAGATTGGGCAGCTCCAGATCTTCGAACAGCAGATTCTCGAGCTCCTCGAGATTCACTTCCGCTTCATAATAGTCCAACCCGGGTTGATCACCGGCGGAATCCCCCTTGCCGGGAGCTCTGGAAGCAGAACCATCCGAACCAAGTACATCTCCTACTTTGCTGTCGCCGTCTCCGTGGCCGACATGTTTGCGCTTGTTGTAGTTATAACGGAACTTGAATTCATCCAGGCTGCGGATGGGAACCTTCACGATCTTGCGTCCATCGGACAGGATGATATTCTCCTCCGATATGAGGTCGGGCAGGCTTCGTTTCAGCGCTTCGCGCACTTTCTGTTGGTGACGGGTTTGATCTTGATACCCTTTGCGGTGTAGAGACCAGTCGTCCTTGGATACGACAAACAAAGGTTCTGACATACCGACACCCCCATGGATAGATCGAATATTACCAATAAATATATTCACGATTCAGACGGATATGTGAGCAGATCTTCGGCAGGGATGAGCCTAAATGCTGGAGAGTCAGGACAAGGGTAACGGCCGCAGGATGGATGGGGAAGCCCCGAGTCACCAAGGATGGCGTCTGAGTGTCAATATCGAGTGATCTAATGCGGATTCGGGGACATGGACTAAGGCGCAGCACGCTGTGTGCGAATCACTCGCACGTATTGCCGCGGCAAATAGAGATAAACCTCTTCTTCGTATAACCGTGTCCGCAGCATCCGGGACTGCTTAGGCGCCGGATCCAGCAGATCGCTGAAGGAATGGTTGATGATGAGTCGTTTGCGGGGTTCTTGCAGTTGTCGGCTCGCTGCTGCTCCCCAAGCGAGCAGTACGGCGAACAGGATGAGGCAGCAGACGGCTTTGCGGAGAAGGGATTGGCTGGCTGCTGTCGGTTCCTTAATCAATTGATATTCACTTCCAATAAATATAGTCGTTGGCCGAATTGCTTACTCCATTCATAATCTCGTCAAAAACTTGTTTCCATATACCGACCAATGTTAAAGTTAATAATGGCTGTTTTTGCAATCATATAGATTTAGTCAACCCCCACGAACCCTCAGTGAGTTCTTATTCATGAAACACTACTTTCAAAAATAATTTAATAATCCAATCCGTGTTCCATGTGTTGGTAGGAAACGCACAAGCTCAAAGTACTAGTTCGTCGTGTGAAACGGAGGTTGTCAGATGGTCTTGCTTCATATAGCAATACTCCTGCCATTCGCTTATGCTGTACTCGTACCTTTGCTCTACAAATCGATCAAACGCATCCACACCGGATGGTTTGTTCTTCCTATTCCCGTTTTATTATTTCTGCTAATTTCTTCACATTTAGGAGATGTTCGCCAAGGGATCATCTCTTCCTATTCATGGCCTTGGATTCCTTCCCTCGGATTGGAATTTACCGTGTATGCGGATGGTCTCAGCATCTTGTTCGCAATGCTCATCACGGGAATCGGCAGTCTGGTCATCCTGTATTCGATCTTCTACCTGTCCAAGACGAAGGAAGCGATTCACCAATTCTACGTCTATCTGCTGATGTTCATGGGAGCGATGCTCGGCGTCGTATTATCCGATAACCTGATCGTCCTCTACGGGTTCTGGGAATTAACCAGCATCTCATCCTTCCTGTTGATTGCGTTCTGGTACGAACGTGAAAAATCCCGCTACGGCGCGCTGAAATCGATGCTGATCACAATGTTCGGCGGACTGGCTATGCTCGCGGGCTTCGTTATGCTGTACGGCATGACAGGCACCTTCAGCATCCGCGGGATCATCGCTGATGCGGCAGCAGTTACAGGTCATGCGTGGTTTTTGCCTGCATTGATCCTGATCCTGCTCGGTGCTTTTACAAAGTCAGCCCAGTTTCCATTCCACATCTGGCTGCCCGATGCGATGGAAGCGCCAACTCCTGTCAGCGCTTATCTTCACTCAGCCACCATGGTCAAGGCAGGGATCTACCTGGCGGCGCGCTTAACCCCGGTATTCGGCGGTACAGCGGAATGGTTCTGGCTCATCATGAGCTTCGGTTTGATCACGCTGTTCTGGGGCTCGATCTCAGCGGTGAAACAAACGGACCTGAAAGCAATACTTGCTTACTCGACGGTCAGCCAGCTTGGACTGATCATGAGCTTGATCGGAATCGGCTCCGCTGCGCTTTACTACGGGTATGGAACAACATCGCAGCCCTATGTCGCAGCGATGACTGCCGCGGTCTTCCATCTCATCAACCATGCAACCTTTAAGGGTTCGCTGTTCATGGTTACGGGGATCGTCGATCTGGAAACCGGCACCAGGGATATCAGACGTTTAGGCGGTCTCGCTTCGCTGATGCCGATCACCTTCACCTTTGCGATCATCGGCGCCTTCTCGATGGCGGGGATCCCGCCGTTTAACGGCTTCCTCAGCAAGGAGATGTTCTTCAGCGGTGTGCTGAATGCCGCACGGATGGATATCTTCATTATGGGTACCTGGGGGGTTCTCATCCCAGTTATCGCCTGGATCGCGAGCGTGTTTACCTTTATCTACAGCT encodes the following:
- a CDS encoding Na+/H+ antiporter subunit A translates to MVLLHIAILLPFAYAVLVPLLYKSIKRIHTGWFVLPIPVLLFLLISSHLGDVRQGIISSYSWPWIPSLGLEFTVYADGLSILFAMLITGIGSLVILYSIFYLSKTKEAIHQFYVYLLMFMGAMLGVVLSDNLIVLYGFWELTSISSFLLIAFWYEREKSRYGALKSMLITMFGGLAMLAGFVMLYGMTGTFSIRGIIADAAAVTGHAWFLPALILILLGAFTKSAQFPFHIWLPDAMEAPTPVSAYLHSATMVKAGIYLAARLTPVFGGTAEWFWLIMSFGLITLFWGSISAVKQTDLKAILAYSTVSQLGLIMSLIGIGSAALYYGYGTTSQPYVAAMTAAVFHLINHATFKGSLFMVTGIVDLETGTRDIRRLGGLASLMPITFTFAIIGAFSMAGIPPFNGFLSKEMFFSGVLNAARMDIFIMGTWGVLIPVIAWIASVFTFIYSFIFVFHTFTGKRKAGELPKVPREAPLGMLIPPAVLASLVVIFGLFPNLVSVSLIEPALASIFPQFVMPGEQFGVHITHWHGPTTEVLMTIGVVVIGGLLFWQFRRWQGLYGRLPKKLSLNALYDGGLRGLDRFSARVTRGYMTGSVRDYLVYIFGFMIAVVGYMLFRTDALRYIGQGSYAEITIYDAALAAVVMAAAIASLFARERIALIIFTGSVGYLVSLFFVLFRAPDLALTQMVVETVSVALFLLCFYHLPKLKQEVSSRRVRIGNLLISIGVGLIVTLTALAASGARLFDSVSEFYVQNSFELGGGHNIVNVILVDFRGFDTMLEITVLGIASLGIFTMIKLRAEMLNPPAALRGALHKRGERAASNTSDTDTAKRRRNHAGQ
- a CDS encoding PrkA family serine protein kinase, producing MDIFERISQHRAEEEKLQWTGTFRDYVEIVRNNPRVARTAHARVYDMIAWHGIREEDGRKKYLFFEEGIFGLDRTIEKLVEEYFHSAARRLDVRKRILLLMGPVSGGKSTIVTMLKRGLERYSRTDEGALYAIKGCPMHEEPLHLVPAELRPEIEQELGVKIEGNLCPACQMMLETEYGGEIENVAVERILLSEDKRIGIGTFSPSDPKSQDIADLTGSIDFSTITEYGSESDPRAYRFDGELNKANRGVMEFQEMLKCDEKFLWNLLSLTQEGNFKAGRFALISADELIIAHTNEAEYRAFISNKKNEALQSRMIVMPIPYNLRVSEEEKIYAKLIQQSDMQHIHIAPHTLRTASIFSILTRLKESKKQGMDLIKKMRMYDGEAVEGFKDADLKEMQQEYPDEGMSGIDPRYVVNRISSALIRHDAPCINALDVLRSLKDGLDQHPAITKEDRDRYLNFIAIARKEYDEIAKKEVQKAFVYSFEESAKTLFENYVDNIEAYCNWTKIKDPLTGEELDPDERLMRSIEEQIGISENAKKAFREEILIRISTYSRKGKKFDYSSHERLREAIEKKLFADLKDIVKLTTTTKTPNEQQLRRINEVSQQLIDEHGYCPVCANELLRYVGSLLNR
- a CDS encoding NAD-dependent deacylase translates to MLAEWIREAENIVIFSGAGMSTESGLRDFRSFDRGMWNDRDPMELASTTAMEKNRDEFIRFYQWRIQEMLKLQPNQGHRILAKWEAAGIVKGIITQNVENYHEQAGTKNIAKLHGDLGTLRCMACGRRYACEDYLPPLSRTACACGGFIRPNIVLFGEMLPQEALELAEQLLQKADLFLVLGSSLTVSPANQFPVLAKQQGAHLVIVNREPTPLDPMADLTLHRSIGEVLGEADGSLANSKSRL
- a CDS encoding TerC family protein, with the translated sequence MELSMILQYGWTLLVLIALEGLLSADNALVLAVLAKHLPGRQQKKAINLGLILAMVFRIGAIFIISFLFHVWQIQAIGAAYLLYIAIKHLLKRDTKEKEVKKTSFRMTVAQIALADIAFAIDSILAAVALVIALPDTPMMSIGGMDGAQFIVIVLGAIAGLIVIKFAASFFVKLLTQRPGLETAAMVLVGWVGVKLLMHTLAHPEVHIIAQEFVEGPIWNTIFWAVVIVIAAAGWFLSKEKPRGQAA
- a CDS encoding SpoVR family protein, which produces MNADEIKELERAIHEITEIAQGFGLDFYPMRYEICPADIIYTFGAYGMPTRFSHWSFGKAFHMMKLQYDYGLSKIYELVINSNPCYAFLLDGNSLIQNKMIAAHVMAHSDFFKNNIRFSKTNREMIESMSATAERMRQYEIQYGAENVEKFLDAVLAIQEHIEPGLIKPYRLVYPQGEPAPPAKAQTKPTSGYEDLWALDPDDEQQAAEKQESLEETPKPFPPRPEKDLMWFIQEYSTELTDWQRDIMTMLRDEMLYFWPQIETKIMNEGWATYWHQRIMREMDLTSEETVEYAKLHASVVQPSRHSLNPYYLGLKIFEDIERRWDHPTKEEQRRYGRKPGQGREKIFEVRETDSDISFLRNYLTKELVKEMDLYIFEKKGPDWTITDKSWEKVRDQLVYSRVNGGFPVIVVENGDYGKRGELYLVHRYEGIELDIRYVEKTLPYVYRLWGRPVHLETEVETKKVCFSYDGTKSHRKFLT
- a CDS encoding SPFH domain-containing protein, which codes for MTERKPVFLLNGFLGIVLVLAFAGVGIYYMVQETFVIAIPLLAIAVLLSTGITMVHPNQAVVMTFFGRYVGSIRRNGLWLTIPLTERKKISLRVRNFNSSTLKVNDLDGNPIEIAAVVVFRVTDSAKALFDVDDYQTYVEIQSETALRNIASQYPYDGFDREIYSLRGHTEEIAARLTENVQERLKVAGVEVLEARLTHLAYSTEIAAAMLQRQQAAAIVAARQTIVEGAVGMVEEAIAQLERKGVLPLDEERKANMINNLLVAIVSDRGAQPVINTGSLY
- the yhbH gene encoding sporulation protein YhbH, with protein sequence MSEPLFVVSKDDWSLHRKGYQDQTRHQQKVREALKRSLPDLISEENIILSDGRKIVKVPIRSLDEFKFRYNYNKRKHVGHGDGDSKVGDVLGSDGSASRAPGKGDSAGDQPGLDYYEAEVNLEELENLLFEDLELPNLKPKPQQDMEVTEIVFNDIRKKGIQTNIDKKRTLLEAIKRRAREGHAALTITPDDLRYKTWSEVRKPHSNAVIIAMMDTSGSMGQFEKYVARSFFFWMTRFLRHKYEHVDIVFIAHHTEAKEVSEEEFFTRGESGGTICSSAYAKAIEIIDSRYPPDRHNIYPFHFSDGDNLTSDNERCVRFIHELIKRSNLFGYGEVNQYNRSSTLMSAYRHINDPGFRHYIIREKKEIYTALKTFFSNQSAEVQQRPS
- a CDS encoding toxin-antitoxin system HicB family antitoxin — protein: MSRKKQYPLRLDPIVYEALERWAADEFRSVNAHIEFLLRDALRRAGRLKPDDARRREQS
- a CDS encoding protein-glutamine gamma-glutamyltransferase: MILIAGSAAPVDTSSWPPLAREIYELKRNSPFVFDYASLHHLRFEMILRAEIVQAARALNDSGMVFATFEEARCNDMYWQLTPLGGCQLKPGISPSVAIRDIFRNGHLYATECATAIPIVYYKAVLEALGDVQFNRLFQNLLLYSWNFDSDLGLIQERTSVERAFPGDVLYFDNPDHHPASPEWQGVNVVMLADDLFYGHGVGIASSREIIRGLNRLRRPFSMISAYLMDLIVYPDFLYLSRFAPSAPLQTRFGPPDRVPWLAAPLQPYSAVIPPNFTANPWLSLPVTSAVHSSPRIRARVGRRRYIC